One genomic window of Malaciobacter molluscorum LMG 25693 includes the following:
- a CDS encoding substrate-binding periplasmic protein, with protein MKIFKKSTFKIVFSLSIFFPLYLFSDTLKIATDEWCPYDCLPRQNDGKVGYVGDLLVEAMKARGHKVEFIEVNYARGLQFVREGKLDGTMACYREEAPDFIFPSFPLGKSNSSFFTLKDSSWKYSGIKSLKEAKMIGVIDGYDYVDPTVMEYLNKKPNNVLAMKGEKPLERLLEMLISGRITTIIEDKSVLQYKITQMGKADLVKVSGITDTVVDVFSSFSPKNNKSKEYAKILTEEIIKMRKDGRLKVILDKYGIQDWQDK; from the coding sequence ATGAAAATTTTTAAAAAATCAACATTTAAAATAGTCTTTAGTTTAAGTATATTTTTCCCTCTATATTTGTTTTCAGATACGCTTAAAATAGCTACAGATGAATGGTGTCCTTATGATTGTTTACCAAGACAAAATGATGGTAAAGTTGGTTATGTAGGTGATTTATTAGTTGAAGCTATGAAAGCAAGAGGTCATAAAGTTGAGTTTATAGAAGTTAATTACGCTCGTGGTTTACAATTTGTACGAGAAGGAAAACTAGATGGTACTATGGCTTGTTATAGAGAAGAAGCACCTGATTTTATTTTCCCAAGTTTTCCTCTTGGAAAAAGCAACAGCTCATTTTTTACTCTTAAAGACTCTTCTTGGAAATATTCAGGAATCAAGTCCCTTAAAGAAGCTAAAATGATTGGAGTTATCGATGGATATGACTATGTTGACCCAACTGTGATGGAATATCTTAATAAAAAACCAAATAATGTTTTAGCAATGAAGGGTGAAAAACCATTGGAAAGATTGTTAGAGATGTTAATTAGTGGGAGAATAACTACTATTATTGAAGATAAAAGTGTTTTACAATATAAAATCACTCAAATGGGCAAAGCTGATTTAGTAAAAGTTTCAGGAATAACGGATACAGTAGTTGATGTTTTTAGTAGTTTTTCACCAAAAAATAATAAGTCAAAAGAGTATGCTAAAATTCTCACTGAAGAAATTATAAAGATGCGAAAAGATGGACGATTAAAGGTTATTTTGGATAAATATGGAATTCAAGATTGGCAAGATAAGTAA